From one Rubrobacter xylanophilus genomic stretch:
- a CDS encoding mandelate racemase/muconate lactonizing enzyme family protein — protein MRISGVETFVVGTEWRNLTIVRLSTDEGLTGLGEARMVNHTEALLGYLREAADRHVIGHDPFRMEELVLKLTRDDFSRPGEVLSSGLACFEMACWDIVGKALGQPVYNLLGGPVREKVKAYANGWYRVEREPEEFHAAARRVVERGYRALKVDPFGPGYYELEREEKLRAVGLVEAVRDAVGPEVEILLEMHGRFSPAQALEMIRLLEPYDPGWAEEPVPPTNLKALRKVSEKAPAGIPVATGERIHQRAEYRELFELQAADVIQPDISHIGGLLETKKLAAWADACYVTVAPHNVGGQISTAAALHLAATTTNFRIQEYFNDFADPWLKETAPGLPEVVDGYFSLPQGPGLGVELDEEAVREHPRQKVHFNLFAEGWEKREATRERGIG, from the coding sequence ATGAGGATCAGTGGGGTCGAGACCTTCGTGGTGGGCACGGAGTGGCGCAACCTCACCATCGTGCGTCTCAGCACCGACGAGGGGCTGACGGGTCTGGGCGAGGCGCGGATGGTGAACCACACCGAGGCGCTTCTGGGCTACCTCCGGGAGGCCGCGGACAGGCACGTAATCGGGCACGATCCCTTCCGGATGGAGGAGCTGGTGCTGAAGCTCACCCGCGACGACTTCTCGCGGCCCGGGGAGGTCTTGAGTTCGGGGCTCGCCTGCTTCGAGATGGCCTGCTGGGACATAGTGGGCAAGGCGCTCGGCCAGCCGGTGTACAACCTGCTGGGCGGCCCGGTGAGGGAGAAGGTCAAGGCTTACGCCAACGGCTGGTACCGGGTCGAACGGGAGCCCGAGGAGTTCCACGCGGCGGCCCGGCGGGTGGTGGAGCGGGGGTACAGGGCGCTGAAGGTGGACCCCTTCGGCCCCGGCTACTACGAGCTGGAACGGGAGGAGAAGCTGCGGGCGGTGGGGCTCGTGGAGGCGGTGCGGGATGCGGTGGGGCCGGAGGTGGAGATCCTGCTGGAGATGCACGGCCGCTTCTCCCCGGCGCAGGCGCTGGAGATGATCCGGCTGCTCGAACCCTACGACCCTGGTTGGGCCGAGGAGCCGGTGCCCCCCACCAACCTCAAAGCGCTGAGGAAGGTCTCCGAGAAGGCCCCGGCGGGCATCCCCGTCGCCACCGGGGAGCGCATCCACCAGCGCGCCGAGTACCGGGAGCTCTTCGAGCTGCAGGCGGCGGACGTGATACAGCCGGACATAAGCCACATCGGGGGGCTGCTGGAGACCAAGAAGCTCGCCGCCTGGGCCGACGCCTGCTACGTGACGGTCGCCCCGCACAACGTGGGCGGTCAGATCAGCACGGCCGCCGCGCTGCACCTCGCGGCCACGACCACGAACTTCCGCATCCAGGAGTACTTCAACGACTTCGCCGACCCCTGGCTGAAGGAGACCGCCCCGGGGCTGCCGGAGGTGGTGGACGGCTACTTCTCCCTGCCGCAGGGGCCGGGGCTGGGGGTGGAGCTGGACGAGGAAGCGGTGAGGGAACACCCCAGGCAGAAGGTACACTTCAACCTGTTCGCCGAGGGCTGGGAGAAGCGGGAGGCAACCCGCGAAAGGGGGATCGGGTAG